From a single Pseudoalteromonas nigrifaciens genomic region:
- a CDS encoding hydroxymethylglutaryl-CoA lyase: MSVFPQKVRIVEVGARDGLQNEKAVTTADKVALINALAAAGLKDIEAGAFVSPKWVPQMADSADVISALNLPDVNLSALTPNLKGAQAAHAAGIKEFAIFTAASESFCQKNINCSIEQSIERFSDVMEFAKAHNIKVRGYVSCVLGCPYEGEIDPQAVLYVSQKLLALGCYEISLGDTIGVGTAKKVTELLTLLLQHIDKSQLAVHFHDTYGQALTNIYAALNLGIATVDAAVAGLGGCPYAKGASGNVATEDVVYLLQGLGIEHAIDLQRLSDAGWQITKALGKQPVSKVSIALQAK, from the coding sequence ATGAGCGTTTTTCCGCAAAAAGTGCGTATTGTTGAAGTAGGCGCGCGCGATGGCCTACAAAACGAAAAAGCAGTAACCACTGCCGACAAAGTAGCGCTTATTAACGCGCTTGCTGCTGCGGGTTTAAAAGACATTGAAGCCGGTGCGTTTGTATCCCCTAAATGGGTGCCGCAAATGGCAGACTCAGCTGATGTGATATCGGCTCTTAATTTGCCCGATGTAAACTTAAGTGCGTTAACCCCTAACTTAAAAGGCGCACAAGCTGCGCATGCCGCTGGAATTAAAGAATTTGCCATATTTACAGCGGCTAGCGAATCGTTTTGTCAAAAAAACATTAACTGCAGTATTGAGCAAAGTATTGAGCGTTTTAGCGACGTTATGGAGTTTGCTAAAGCGCATAACATTAAAGTACGCGGCTATGTAAGTTGTGTTTTAGGTTGCCCGTATGAAGGCGAAATAGACCCTCAAGCTGTACTTTATGTTAGCCAAAAGCTACTCGCACTGGGCTGTTATGAAATAAGCCTTGGCGATACCATAGGTGTAGGCACGGCTAAAAAGGTAACTGAGTTACTTACTTTGCTATTACAGCACATTGATAAGTCGCAGCTTGCAGTGCATTTTCATGACACTTACGGCCAAGCGCTCACAAATATTTACGCGGCACTAAACTTAGGTATAGCAACGGTTGACGCGGCAGTAGCAGGCCTTGGTGGTTGCCCTTACGCTAAAGGGGCGTCAGGAAATGTTGCCACCGAAGATGTAGTTTACTTACTGCAAGGGCTTGGCATTGAGCACGCAATTGATTTACAAAGGCTTAGTGATGCAGGATGGCAAATAACAAAAGCGCTTGGCAAACAACCCGTAAGTAAAGTGTCGATTGCATTGCAAGCGAAATAA
- a CDS encoding 3-oxoacid CoA-transferase subunit B codes for MALSREQVAMRVAQELEDGYYVNLGIGIPTLVANYVPDDIEVMLQSENGLLGMGPYPTKAELDADMINAGKETVTAAKGAAIFNSADSFAMIRGGHVDLTVLGAFEVDQNGSIASWMIPKKLIKGMGGAMDLVAGAQNIIVTMTHASKHGDSKLLEACTLPLTGVNCVKKIVTDLAVLEVKDGAFHLLERAPGVSVDEIISKTAGKLLVDGEVPEMVF; via the coding sequence ATGGCATTATCACGTGAACAAGTTGCAATGCGCGTTGCACAAGAGCTAGAAGATGGCTATTACGTTAATTTAGGCATAGGAATTCCGACACTCGTCGCAAACTATGTTCCAGACGATATTGAAGTTATGTTACAGTCCGAAAATGGCTTGTTAGGCATGGGACCATACCCGACTAAAGCAGAGCTAGACGCCGATATGATTAACGCGGGTAAAGAAACCGTGACAGCTGCGAAAGGTGCAGCCATATTTAATAGTGCAGATAGTTTTGCCATGATACGCGGTGGTCATGTAGACTTAACAGTTCTGGGTGCTTTTGAGGTAGATCAAAACGGTAGCATAGCGTCGTGGATGATCCCTAAAAAGCTAATTAAAGGCATGGGCGGCGCAATGGACTTAGTTGCAGGCGCACAAAATATAATTGTAACCATGACCCACGCTAGTAAGCACGGCGACTCAAAGCTATTAGAGGCCTGCACATTACCGCTTACCGGCGTTAATTGCGTTAAAAAAATAGTCACAGATTTAGCCGTACTAGAAGTTAAAGACGGCGCATTTCATCTGTTAGAGCGTGCTCCGGGCGTATCTGTAGATGAAATTATTAGTAAAACAGCAGGTAAATTACTTGTTGACGGTGAAGTACCAGAAATGGTGTTTTAA
- the asnB gene encoding asparagine synthase B: MCSIFGVLDIKSDPVQLRTQAIEMSKLLRHRGPDWSGVYASKKAILVHERLAIVGVSSGAQPLYNPEKTHILAVNGEIYNHKELAANLTTDFTFQTESDCEVILALYKQKGADFLDDLNGIFAFCLYDEENDSYLIGRDHIGIIPLYTGHDEHGNFYVASELKALSPICKHIEEFPPGHYLSSKDGKLKAYYKRDWQSFDAVKNNSAKAEDVKSALEAAVKRQLMCDVPYGVLLSGGLDSSLISAITQRFAAKRIEDNDESDAWWPKLHSFSVGLEGSPDLAAAKKVADMIGTIHHPIIFTIEQGIDALREVIYHIETYDVTTIRASTPMYLMARQIKAMGIKMVLSGEGADELFGGYLYFHKAPNAQEFHEELNRKVSKLHMFDCLRANKSMAAWGVEARVPFLDKEFVDVAMRINPQAKMCTEGKIEKQILREGFADYLPEEVLWRQKEQFSDGVGYNWIDTLKVFVNEQVSDQELANAKFKYPINTPDSKEAYYYRAIFESHFPGDAAAKCVPYGKSVACSTPEALAWDASFQNNADPSGRAALIHNDAYASKS, encoded by the coding sequence ATGTGTTCAATTTTTGGGGTGTTAGATATTAAATCTGATCCCGTACAGTTACGTACGCAAGCCATCGAAATGTCGAAGTTATTAAGGCACCGCGGCCCTGATTGGTCGGGTGTTTATGCATCGAAAAAAGCAATTTTAGTACATGAACGCTTAGCTATTGTAGGGGTTTCTAGCGGTGCACAGCCTTTATATAATCCAGAAAAAACACATATTTTAGCGGTAAACGGTGAAATTTATAACCATAAAGAATTAGCGGCAAATTTAACCACCGATTTTACCTTTCAAACAGAATCTGACTGCGAAGTTATTTTAGCGCTTTACAAACAAAAAGGTGCCGACTTTTTAGATGACTTAAATGGCATTTTTGCCTTTTGTTTATACGATGAAGAAAATGACAGTTACCTTATTGGCCGCGATCATATTGGTATTATTCCGCTTTACACCGGACACGATGAACACGGTAACTTTTACGTGGCCTCAGAGCTAAAAGCCCTTTCACCAATTTGTAAGCACATTGAAGAATTTCCGCCTGGGCACTACCTAAGCAGTAAAGATGGCAAGCTTAAAGCGTATTACAAACGCGATTGGCAAAGCTTTGACGCCGTTAAAAATAACAGCGCAAAGGCCGAAGATGTGAAAAGCGCACTAGAGGCTGCCGTTAAACGCCAGCTTATGTGCGACGTGCCTTATGGCGTATTACTCTCTGGTGGCTTAGATTCGTCGCTTATATCGGCTATAACCCAGCGTTTTGCGGCAAAACGAATTGAAGATAACGACGAAAGCGATGCATGGTGGCCTAAATTGCATTCTTTTTCTGTTGGCCTTGAGGGCTCACCTGATTTAGCCGCGGCTAAAAAAGTAGCCGATATGATAGGCACTATTCATCACCCTATTATATTTACTATTGAGCAAGGTATAGATGCCCTGCGCGAAGTGATTTATCACATAGAAACATACGATGTAACCACTATTCGTGCCTCTACTCCTATGTATTTAATGGCCCGACAAATTAAAGCCATGGGTATTAAAATGGTGCTATCGGGCGAAGGAGCAGATGAACTGTTTGGTGGCTATTTGTATTTTCATAAAGCGCCGAATGCACAAGAGTTTCATGAAGAGCTTAACCGTAAAGTATCTAAACTGCATATGTTTGATTGCCTACGTGCCAATAAGTCGATGGCAGCATGGGGAGTTGAAGCTCGCGTACCATTTTTAGATAAAGAGTTTGTGGATGTGGCAATGCGTATTAACCCACAAGCTAAAATGTGTACAGAGGGAAAAATAGAAAAGCAAATTTTACGCGAAGGCTTTGCAGATTATTTACCAGAGGAAGTATTATGGCGTCAAAAGGAGCAGTTTTCAGACGGTGTAGGTTATAACTGGATTGATACCTTAAAAGTGTTTGTAAACGAGCAAGTGAGCGATCAAGAGCTTGCCAATGCAAAGTTTAAATACCCTATAAATACCCCCGATTCTAAAGAAGCATATTATTACCGCGCTATTTTTGAATCTCACTTTCCTGGTGATGCCGCCGCTAAATGTGTGCCTTATGGCAAATCGGTAGCGTGCTCTACGCCCGAAGCGCTGGCATGGGATGCGTCGTTTCAAAATAATGCTGACCCTTCTGGACGTGCCGCGCTTATTCATAACGATGCGTATGCTAGCAAAAGCTAA
- a CDS encoding CoA transferase subunit A, with the protein MAGFDKVVSSYEAAMAGLKDGDTVIAGGFGLCGIPEGLIKQIKQMKTKELTVVSNNCGVDDFGLGILLQDKQIKKVIASYVGENALFEQQLLSGEIDVELTPQGTLAEKMRAGGAGIPAFYTATGYGTPVAEGKDVKEFNGRPYILEESITGEFAIVKAWKADRYGNLVFRHTAMNFNPLAATAGKITVAEVEEIVEPGELEPSQIHTPGIYVNRVIKGNFEKRIERVTTRD; encoded by the coding sequence ATGGCCGGATTTGATAAGGTAGTTTCTAGTTACGAAGCTGCAATGGCAGGATTAAAAGACGGCGATACCGTAATTGCCGGTGGTTTTGGTTTATGTGGTATTCCTGAGGGCTTAATTAAACAAATTAAGCAAATGAAAACCAAAGAGCTCACTGTGGTGTCTAATAACTGCGGCGTTGATGACTTTGGTTTGGGCATTTTATTACAAGACAAACAAATTAAAAAAGTAATTGCCTCATACGTTGGTGAAAACGCCCTATTTGAGCAACAGTTACTCAGTGGTGAAATTGACGTAGAGCTTACACCACAAGGTACATTGGCAGAAAAAATGCGTGCTGGTGGTGCGGGTATTCCGGCGTTTTACACCGCAACAGGTTACGGTACGCCCGTTGCCGAAGGTAAAGATGTAAAAGAATTTAATGGTCGCCCTTATATTTTAGAAGAGTCGATAACCGGTGAATTTGCTATTGTTAAAGCATGGAAAGCCGACCGTTACGGAAATTTAGTGTTTCGCCACACTGCAATGAACTTTAATCCACTTGCCGCAACCGCTGGTAAAATTACGGTAGCCGAAGTAGAAGAAATTGTAGAGCCGGGTGAACTTGAGCCAAGCCAAATTCATACCCCTGGCATTTATGTAAACCGCGTTATTAAAGGCAACTTTGAAAAACGCATTGAGCGTGTTACTACACGAGATTAA
- the pcp gene encoding pyroglutamyl-peptidase I — protein MTKSTYPMACVLITGFAPFDGESINPSWQAVQKLDDHIIMKHRVCAIELSCEFNTSIAQLHHAIEAHNPAIVLCVGQGGGRSEISIERIAINIDDARIKDNAGKQPIDTPIAKNGPDAYFSNLPIKRMLSALHESDIPAAISNTAGTYVCNHVMYGLLHYINENYTKMKGGFIHIPYFPSQAVHHNGAPSMSEEAVINALKVMIAEALSNERDVKIATSTTH, from the coding sequence ATGACTAAATCAACTTACCCTATGGCGTGCGTGTTAATTACCGGTTTTGCTCCTTTTGATGGCGAAAGCATTAACCCCTCTTGGCAAGCAGTGCAAAAACTCGACGACCATATAATAATGAAGCATAGAGTATGCGCTATTGAATTATCGTGTGAGTTTAATACCTCTATTGCACAACTACACCACGCGATAGAAGCGCATAATCCGGCGATAGTTTTATGTGTTGGCCAAGGCGGTGGACGCAGCGAAATATCTATAGAGCGCATTGCGATTAATATAGACGACGCTCGCATTAAAGATAATGCCGGTAAGCAACCTATTGATACCCCAATTGCAAAAAATGGCCCCGATGCTTATTTTAGCAATTTACCAATAAAACGCATGTTAAGCGCCTTACATGAAAGCGATATTCCCGCGGCCATTTCTAATACTGCCGGTACTTATGTGTGTAACCATGTGATGTATGGTTTGCTGCATTATATAAACGAAAACTATACAAAAATGAAAGGCGGCTTCATTCATATTCCTTATTTTCCAAGCCAAGCTGTGCACCACAATGGCGCACCAAGCATGAGTGAAGAAGCGGTAATAAATGCGCTAAAAGTAATGATAGCCGAAGCTTTGAGTAATGAGCGCGATGTAAAAATAGCAACCAGCACCACACATTAA
- the pxpB gene encoding 5-oxoprolinase subunit PxpB produces MSSAPIIYALSNNSLLIDAAHLDANNVLTIQKKIWALAAHCKNTAEFTDLVAGMNSLTLYLKSSAGLTKWLEALPLLWDELKSSTFTGKHHLIETLYEGEDLAYVASFHNLSIDEVISIHSKAQYHVLFLGFQPGFAYLHGLDTRLHTPRRAEPRIKVPKGAVAIGAAQTGIYPSDTPGGWHIIGHTNTTLFNSSHSQPCLMQPGDTLEFVALKNQGAGA; encoded by the coding sequence ATGAGTTCGGCTCCTATAATTTATGCACTTAGTAACAATAGCTTATTGATAGATGCAGCACATTTAGACGCAAACAATGTATTAACTATACAAAAAAAAATTTGGGCTTTAGCTGCGCACTGTAAAAACACCGCAGAGTTTACCGACTTAGTTGCAGGAATGAATTCCCTCACCTTGTATTTAAAGTCATCTGCGGGCTTAACTAAATGGCTAGAGGCATTACCATTATTATGGGATGAGCTTAAAAGCAGTACTTTTACTGGTAAACACCATTTAATAGAGACCCTATACGAGGGTGAAGATCTTGCTTATGTAGCCAGCTTTCATAATTTAAGTATTGATGAGGTAATTAGTATACATAGCAAAGCTCAGTATCACGTTTTGTTTTTAGGCTTTCAGCCCGGATTTGCCTATTTACATGGTTTAGATACACGCCTACATACCCCAAGGCGCGCTGAGCCTCGCATTAAAGTACCTAAAGGTGCGGTGGCTATTGGCGCTGCCCAAACCGGTATTTACCCTAGCGACACTCCCGGTGGCTGGCATATTATTGGCCATACCAATACCACATTATTTAATAGCTCTCATTCGCAACCTTGCTTAATGCAACCAGGCGATACCCTTGAGTTTGTAGCGCTAAAAAACCAAGGAGCAGGCGCATGA
- a CDS encoding biotin-dependent carboxyltransferase family protein, whose translation MIKVLKPGVQLTIQDFGRIGYRHLGVSKAGSLDPCAQLIANRLLGNNDNDAVLEVTVGLCELEFNCDTVIAIQGADLQAKLDEQPIYPGWTYAIKNKQVLSFATGRAGLRAYIAVKDGVQCPLIMGSRATDLNACFGGLDGKALSSGDCIPIKPFNGPFIKMGAIAPPQRKIIRLHPSPHAKLLGKTLLHSFTSGKFKASPNSNRMGVRLVNNTDNLMHTHSLPSVAVNPGSIQLPPNGEPIVLLNDGQTTGGYPLLGTVISADLHQFAQFRAADNIEFEYVTLEQARTAQHKQNAHLYQLSLALNNSNNKK comes from the coding sequence ATGATAAAAGTACTAAAACCAGGCGTACAACTCACTATTCAAGATTTTGGCCGAATTGGCTATCGTCATTTAGGAGTAAGTAAAGCTGGCAGCTTAGACCCCTGTGCACAATTAATAGCTAATCGACTCCTTGGTAATAACGACAACGATGCGGTGCTTGAAGTAACTGTGGGCTTATGTGAGCTTGAATTTAACTGCGATACTGTCATTGCCATCCAAGGCGCTGATTTACAGGCAAAGCTTGATGAACAGCCGATTTACCCAGGTTGGACATACGCTATTAAAAATAAACAAGTATTAAGCTTTGCCACAGGACGAGCGGGGTTAAGAGCATATATTGCAGTAAAAGACGGCGTGCAGTGCCCACTAATAATGGGCTCTCGAGCAACTGATTTAAATGCATGCTTTGGTGGGCTCGATGGCAAAGCACTCAGCAGTGGTGACTGCATTCCAATTAAGCCTTTTAATGGCCCTTTTATAAAAATGGGGGCTATTGCTCCACCGCAACGTAAAATTATCCGCTTGCACCCTAGCCCACACGCAAAGTTATTAGGTAAAACACTTTTGCATAGCTTTACTTCGGGTAAATTTAAAGCCAGCCCTAACAGTAATAGAATGGGCGTAAGGTTAGTAAATAATACAGATAATCTGATGCACACACATTCATTACCTTCTGTGGCTGTGAACCCAGGGAGCATACAATTGCCCCCCAACGGAGAGCCCATAGTATTACTTAATGATGGCCAAACTACCGGCGGCTATCCGCTACTAGGTACAGTGATCAGTGCTGACTTACATCAATTTGCACAGTTTAGAGCAGCCGATAATATAGAATTTGAATATGTAACCCTAGAGCAAGCACGCACAGCCCAACATAAACAAAATGCTCATTTATATCAGCTCAGTTTAGCACTCAATAATAGCAATAATAAAAAATAG
- a CDS encoding PhzF family phenazine biosynthesis protein — MLAKAKRICLAPHKPAWLVWRFITLASSQAVFYNHTANLAGSSALIVIYKKGLTSKLMQYIASKSNHPATVFLNQNEITQPYCKIRWFNQTSEIKRCGHGTLAAANFLLHYFSYCPQVFITSCNERFKIKINRQQAQLVLASIESIKSPCYCKLQRVFSLSIKAAYSSANKNGYTLLLFNAQDDLTRLQVDFNALSHLHKNAVIALTVQNTQAQNAIAHFRYFAPQFGVNEDTATGSAVSVIAPLLFRLYGLNKVTLIQQSPNGALLNYELNNGQVVIY; from the coding sequence ATGCTAGCAAAAGCTAAGCGAATTTGCTTAGCGCCACACAAGCCAGCATGGCTTGTGTGGCGCTTTATAACACTCGCATCGTCCCAAGCTGTTTTTTATAACCACACAGCTAACTTAGCCGGTTCAAGTGCTTTAATTGTTATTTATAAAAAGGGCTTAACCTCTAAATTAATGCAATATATTGCGTCAAAATCGAATCATCCTGCGACTGTATTTTTAAATCAAAATGAGATAACTCAACCTTATTGTAAAATTCGCTGGTTTAACCAAACAAGTGAAATTAAGCGCTGTGGGCATGGCACTTTGGCTGCAGCTAACTTTTTACTTCATTATTTTTCTTATTGCCCACAGGTATTTATTACAAGCTGTAATGAGCGTTTTAAAATAAAAATTAACAGGCAACAGGCTCAGTTGGTATTAGCAAGTATTGAGTCGATAAAGTCCCCCTGCTACTGTAAATTACAGCGAGTATTTTCATTATCAATAAAAGCCGCGTACAGCAGTGCCAATAAAAACGGTTACACCTTGTTATTGTTCAATGCACAAGACGATTTAACACGCTTACAAGTTGATTTTAATGCCCTAAGTCACCTGCATAAAAATGCGGTTATTGCGCTAACAGTACAAAATACTCAAGCACAAAATGCCATTGCACATTTTAGATACTTTGCCCCGCAGTTTGGTGTAAACGAAGATACCGCAACGGGTTCAGCAGTATCGGTTATTGCACCCTTATTATTTAGACTATACGGTTTAAATAAAGTTACGC
- the msrA gene encoding peptide-methionine (S)-S-oxide reductase MsrA, producing MSYQGLIYLSSVAILFSASSVALSMEKVVQSNVQATMHVETLVLGSGCFWGAEKRYEALNGVIDAESGYADGNGFKATYSNITSQSRRFDEDNYAEVVQVTYNSNIISAKELLENYFESHDPTQKNRQGNDVGTQYRSIILTTTTEQAKVAKQVKSQYQQLLTQAEYGTIATIIKPLDTFYAAEEYHQNYLEKNPNGYCPDHSTGVVFNKKPPEQVDNSALLMGKQIVVLDSREYCPYCEKFKSTVANDYKGSIAMSFRHADQLQGLTIKSATWATPTILFLENGTEVYGRQGYASPEVFYKALGAFKLGDSEAYKVAFNSKTDRAYCKEYKIFKNTPDGTFVDKLSGEPLFDTRDRFNSGTGWLSFTHPIKSSVTEHDDSSWGMTRIELRSKSTGIHLGHLFPGEGPRSTDRYCINATVLEFIPRD from the coding sequence ATGTCGTATCAGGGTTTAATTTATTTATCTAGCGTTGCTATTTTATTTAGCGCAAGCAGTGTTGCTTTATCAATGGAAAAAGTCGTGCAAAGTAATGTTCAAGCGACTATGCACGTAGAAACACTAGTACTTGGCTCAGGTTGCTTTTGGGGCGCTGAAAAACGCTACGAAGCACTTAATGGTGTTATTGATGCTGAGTCAGGTTATGCCGATGGAAACGGCTTTAAAGCCACTTACAGCAATATAACCAGTCAATCACGTCGCTTTGACGAGGACAATTACGCCGAAGTTGTGCAAGTTACCTATAACAGCAATATTATTAGCGCAAAGGAGCTACTCGAAAACTACTTTGAAAGCCACGACCCAACACAAAAAAATCGCCAAGGTAACGATGTAGGCACTCAGTATCGCTCAATTATTTTAACTACCACCACTGAGCAAGCGAAAGTAGCAAAGCAAGTTAAATCGCAATATCAACAACTGCTTACGCAAGCAGAGTACGGCACTATAGCCACTATTATTAAGCCACTTGACACTTTTTATGCAGCAGAAGAATATCATCAAAATTATTTAGAAAAAAATCCAAATGGCTATTGTCCCGATCACTCAACTGGCGTGGTGTTTAACAAAAAACCGCCCGAACAAGTAGATAACTCCGCTTTACTAATGGGTAAACAAATAGTGGTATTAGACTCACGCGAATACTGCCCATACTGTGAAAAATTTAAAAGCACTGTAGCTAACGACTACAAAGGCAGTATTGCTATGAGCTTTCGCCACGCCGATCAACTCCAAGGTTTAACCATTAAGTCGGCAACCTGGGCAACCCCCACTATTTTATTTTTAGAAAATGGCACTGAAGTATACGGACGTCAAGGCTATGCAAGCCCAGAGGTGTTTTATAAAGCCCTTGGCGCATTTAAACTAGGCGATAGTGAGGCCTATAAAGTTGCATTTAATTCAAAAACCGATCGCGCTTATTGCAAAGAATACAAAATTTTTAAAAATACACCCGATGGCACCTTTGTCGATAAGCTCAGTGGCGAGCCGCTATTTGATACCCGCGATAGGTTTAACTCTGGAACTGGCTGGTTATCGTTTACGCATCCAATAAAAAGTAGCGTTACTGAACATGACGACAGTAGCTGGGGAATGACTCGTATTGAGCTGCGCTCTAAAAGTACTGGCATACACTTAGGGCATTTATTCCCCGGGGAAGGCCCACGCAGTACAGACCGTTATTGTATCAATGCTACGGTTCTTGAATTTATACCAAGGGATTAA
- a CDS encoding LysR substrate-binding domain-containing protein, with protein sequence MQTPIRGLRSFCFAARSLSFKHAANELYLTPSAVSHQIKQLEEQLGIELFVRKTRSISLTAAGKDFFEAISPIVSTLESTINEFSQMQQNTNLTITLPEFFASELLMPRLREWTSAHPNINLQMDTLKTRKELTRHSDLSIVLSSNKPTEGVVTELFNLEYIPACNKNLLAQWKDDHCKALNQVPLILHKARPWAWHQWAEKAGIVDFSPTQIIQIDSMFGVARAAQQGMGIALIPLPISQSWLDELWLYKLFERPLTTKDKYYLVQHEPSNVNHPLDLFAKWVIATFKNTQTKPID encoded by the coding sequence ATGCAAACTCCTATACGTGGTCTTCGTTCATTTTGCTTCGCGGCGCGAAGTTTAAGCTTTAAACATGCAGCAAATGAGCTGTATTTAACGCCTTCGGCTGTAAGCCATCAAATTAAACAACTAGAAGAACAACTTGGCATTGAGCTTTTTGTGCGTAAAACCCGCTCGATTAGTTTAACTGCAGCTGGAAAGGACTTTTTTGAAGCTATATCGCCAATAGTTAGTACGCTTGAGAGCACAATTAATGAATTTAGCCAAATGCAGCAAAATACAAATTTAACGATTACCTTGCCTGAGTTTTTTGCAAGCGAGTTGCTAATGCCTAGATTGCGCGAATGGACGTCGGCGCACCCTAATATTAATTTACAAATGGATACGCTTAAAACCCGTAAAGAGCTAACCCGACATAGCGACTTATCAATAGTGCTGTCCTCGAATAAGCCAACCGAAGGCGTTGTAACAGAGCTGTTTAACTTAGAGTATATACCTGCTTGCAATAAAAATTTGTTAGCACAATGGAAGGATGATCATTGTAAAGCCCTTAATCAAGTGCCGCTTATATTACACAAAGCACGCCCTTGGGCATGGCATCAGTGGGCCGAGAAAGCCGGAATAGTTGACTTTTCGCCAACTCAAATTATACAAATTGACAGCATGTTTGGTGTAGCACGAGCAGCGCAGCAAGGTATGGGGATTGCGCTTATTCCTCTGCCTATAAGCCAAAGCTGGCTAGACGAACTCTGGTTATATAAACTATTCGAGCGCCCGCTGACCACTAAAGACAAGTACTATTTAGTGCAACACGAGCCAAGTAATGTAAATCATCCGCTTGATTTATTTGCTAAGTGGGTTATAGCTACTTTTAAAAATACACAAACCAAACCTATAGATTAA